The window AATAGAATATGCTCGATAGCATAAGAATAAACtcaattcttaatattttagaaCTACTTTAAAGAACCCTTACCCAATCCGGCATCTTAGTTCTTCTGTTCTTTTAGGAACTTAAATCTCTATAGactaaaatgtgttaaaaagtcCAATAGATTTAAACCTGAtgttaagtattaaaaaaaaaacaaaacaattcaataaagttatattcataaatcgtatttatttaaattaatcattCAATATCTAGTTAACCGATTGTTTTCCTACCACGTCTGCGTACAACACGGATACCACGACGACGATTTCTGCGAGCCTTACGATTGCGACGTTGGATCTTACGGTTACGTTTGATTTGACGATTGCGACGACGTAACTTACGATTTCTGCGTGCTTTGCGATTTTTGTTCTTACGGCTTACTTTACGTCTACGTAGACGACGATTACGACGATTTTTACGACTTCTAACACGACGAGCACGGGCATCTGTGACATCGGATTCATCATCTAATGCATTTTCCTCATTATCATCTTCAGCAATATCCAAAGCTCTACCTTCTCCAGCTGCGGGATCATCAGGATCAGGAGATGTTGTAGGTGATGTTAGTGTATCGGTTGGTGTTTCACTTGTTTCCGTTGTCGGTGAGGTACCTGTGGTTATCGTAGTGGGTTCTTCAGTATTTGTGGTGGTTGGTATGGGCGAAATTGGTTCCAAAGTTGGTGTTGGTGTTATAATATCAGTGGGTATGATTGCGGTTGTTGTGGGAACAGTTGGTGGTGGACAAAATTGTGTTTTACCCATGGCACACAATTTTGACTTAAAACCACCACTACTTCCCATGCCAATAAAGGCATCAACACCAAAACTTGAACCCAAAAGGGCTATAgatattaaatataatgaaaatttcattttcagttTATTCTATTCAATTGTAAAGAACAACTGAAAGTGATACTCTTACCATGATGTTCTAaagtttttatagtaaaattttactttataatttacaataattgttAGTTAAACATCTGTACAAATAAGACAAAAGTTGTTCGATTAGAAGAGAAGAACTTATTGATTTTAAGTTTGACCTATATATGTTTTGACATCTGTTTTGAATCTTCAAGAAATATGTTTACAGTGTTTGTGGTTTAGAATGTTGAAGCAATATGTTCAGAATGTTTGTTgtttagaaaatctttattaacCTATTGAAGCACAGAAACATTTCCAATTTTTGCTCTCTAAGCAGTCTGGACTCTAGAAGTGGCTTTTGTAGTTTTCTTGTCATCCCCAAAAGTAGTTTATACATCAAGTTCTGTGGTTGGTTCGGGAACTCTTACATTAGTCATTCCTACTTCTTATATAAGGATAAGCATAGAAACATATCCAAATCATAGAAACATCTTCAATCCTAGGTCCTTAAGTAGTCTGGACTCCAGAAATCTCTTTTCATGCCATCTCTAGTAGTGTTTCTTCATCATGTTTAGTCGTACCTTCGAGATCTGTCGTAtcagtcagttctagttctttcaaAAG of the Lucilia cuprina isolate Lc7/37 chromosome 2, ASM2204524v1, whole genome shotgun sequence genome contains:
- the LOC111684880 gene encoding uncharacterized protein LOC111684880 — protein: MKFSLYLISIALLGSSFGVDAFIGMGSSGGFKSKLCAMGKTQFCPPPTVPTTTAIIPTDIITPTPTLEPISPIPTTTNTEEPTTITTGTSPTTETSETPTDTLTSPTTSPDPDDPAAGEGRALDIAEDDNEENALDDESDVTDARARRVRSRKNRRNRRLRRRKVSRKNKNRKARRNRKLRRRNRQIKRNRKIQRRNRKARRNRRRGIRVVRRRGRKTIG